DNA from Prionailurus bengalensis isolate Pbe53 chromosome X, Fcat_Pben_1.1_paternal_pri, whole genome shotgun sequence:
GGGCTGCCGCAGCTGAGGGCAAAGCGACCGGGGAGCTGTCGCCGGGGCGGTGCTCCCCCATGCCGCTGCCCTCGGGTCCAGCTGGGCccccctgggcccccaggcccccGGCCCAAGCCCACAGCCATTGCGGTGTGGGAGGCGGGAGCCCGGGAGCCCCCGGCCAGAGGCCGGTCGCGCCCTCGGCGGTGTACCCTCCCCCAGGCTGGCAGGCACTAGGGGACTGACGGCGCCCGGGACCGAGAAATGGTGAGGGAGCCAGGCCCGTCCCTTCCAGCTCCCCTAGGGGCCGCGCGGGGCGtgctccctgaggacaggcagGGCCTGGGAGTGGCCCCTGCTCGGCATCCCGCGTcggcccccccggcccccggggACGGGTCCCGGCACACGCAGACCCGAGTCGTACGGGGAGCCCACAGACAGGGACAGGCACGGTGCTGCCCAGAAGCGCCTGAGCGCGGCCCACGCCTCGATGCCCGGGACCCGGGCGGGCGGCGGTCAGGGGGCTGCTCACAAGTGCGCCCGGCTGGCGCCTGCGCAGACACAcgcttggggggaggggcgggccagGCCGGAAACAGTCACGTGCCAGTGGCCTCACCAGAATGCTCTCGGGGACGAAGGAGCCCGACAGTGACGTCACGCGTCGAGGGGCGCAGCTTCCGGAACCAGCCTCCATCTCCTCGGGGTCAGCGTCGAccggatccaggctctgggccaacaCAGCGAGGCCGGCTCGGTGGGAACCAGCTCCGCGGCGTCTGTCTGCGCAGGCGCCCTGGCCATCCCCGACAGCCTTGCGCGCCGAGGGGCCGGGCTTCGCGAGGCCTGCCAGGGGCCTCAGCGGTCCGCCGACAGTGGGCGCAGCGTAGCGGTGGGCTCTGAGGAGGCCGGTGCGGCGGCCATGAGGGCCCCGGACGACGAAGCGGCCTCTCCGGCCCCGGACGACGGCGCGGAGGAAGTGGCGGTCACGCAGGCCCCTGACGATGACGGCGCGGACGGCGCGGCGGTCACGAGGGCTCCCGAGGGTGGCGCGGAGGACGCGGGGGCAGGCCCACAGGCCTCCGACGGAGGCACGGACGGCCACGACCCCCAGCTTAGCCCCCGAGGTCCCGGTTGCCAGGGCAACTGCAGCCGCCACGATGGCGAGGGTGGCCCTGGCAGCAAGGGAGCAGTGGTCGAGGGGGCCTGCGCCCCTCCCCTGGCCGAACGGGCCCCGAGGGCCCTGGCCCCCGGTGGAGACGCAGCGCCGGTGGCGGCGGGGACCTCCTCAGGACTGCTGGAGTTGTATCCTTTCCGTGGAGCCTGTCTGGGCAGGGGCCGTGGCGGGGTGGCTGGGGAGCAGGGCGGCAGCCCGGGGACGGGAcggacgggggcgggggtgggcagcCTGGCGGGACAGGGACGGCCGGTGCCCGCGGGCCCCCAGGGTGGGGGAAGCGGCTCAGGGTGGGCAGAGGTGGCGGGAGGGAGCGCGAGTGTCCCGGGGGTAGAAGCGGGCCTCTGAGTGGTCAGGAGGCTTCAGGCCATGGGAACTCCAGGAGCCCGTTGTGCCTTAACCGGGTGCCTCCCAGCAGGCTCACTGTGTCTTTCCGGTCGCCCCTGGAGGCAGAGATGGCCCGCAGGGCCCTGACGACACACGTCCAACGCCACCGAGGGTTGGCTCAGAAGGAGCTTTGCGTGAGGGGCAGCGCCCTGGCCGTGTGAGTCCTCCAACAAGAGTAGGCGCGGGACGGGTGGGCGGTGGCGGCGGGTGCCGTGGTCGCATCTCTGCCTTCCAGTGCCGTCGTGGAGGCCCCGACGCACGCGTTAGgtggaaggcggggggggggggggggggggggggtttgtgtgggggaaggggctggtgCCCTGCACCTCCACAGCAGGTCTCCCCTTTAACCGgatttccctcttccctcacttCTAGGAGATGGACTACTGAAGACCCCATCTGCTTCCGAGTGTCCGTCAACTCCTTCCTGGACCGGCTTCCCCTGGTGATACGAAACATTCGCGCCTTGGGGTCCCGGCCTCCGCCACGCCTAGGCCCGGGAAAGGGGGCCGAGGCCTAACCTGGTAGCCCTCACTGGGCAAGGCACGGGGCGTTGACACTTGGCGTCCTCGCCACTTTATTATCGGGGGTCTAACGTTCTGCAGGTCCGGGCCTCGGTGGCTCTTGGCCCACTTCAGTTCCTTCCCTGCGCCCGGAGGGACGGGCGCTTACGTGTTTGTTACTGCACAACATGAAACTGAGCTACTCTTTTGTGTCCGAGTTTCTTCTCAGTTCCTGCGCCTCCACATTTTCTTACCTTTGTTCTGGTGTTGGAAGGGAGGTTCTGGGAATCGTAGTCCAGCAGTCCAAGCTTATCGAAGACGACTCAGGGAGAGGAAAATCAGGTCCTATATTCAGCGCTAAATACCGCTGACGTTTTGGAATACGTTCCTAGTTGTATTTACCCGTTAAATGGATAACAACGTATAACGTATGCATTTTCCAGTTTAGCGTTAACTTTTCTCCggatcctttttgttttgttttgttttgtttttgtttttccccgtTGAACGTACTAGCTTTCCCACTCCCTAAAAACTCTTCAAAAACTGTTATCCAGGAGACACACAAATGTATTATTACATAATGGTGAGCAGTCGGGTCGTTCTCAGCTTTGCCCCTATTATGGGTCGTGTGAGTCAATGGGATTCTTGAACAGAAGTCTTTGCGCGAACAGTTACTTCCTTCAGATCGTTTCCAAGAGGTAGAATTCCCGCGTTCTATAGCTTCTCGGCACACAAGTGCTCTCCAGAAAAGGCGCCCCGCCGCCAGAAGTCTGGTCTCCCCGCATCACCAACCAGTAGGGTGGCTTCCTACCGAAGTAGAAGACTCCTTTTGTACCAGGGAAATAAGCACGGAAACACTAGAATAGGAATTTTGGGGCTTACTGGCCTTGTTTCCGGTGAGCAAGGGAGTGGTGCCACAAGTGGCTACGGGTTTGGGGGCGAGGTGGGGGGTGGTTAGCTCCCTCTGGGTAGCTTGTGTCTTGGAACCTCGCTAAACAGGAGTGCTAGCCTCACGAGGGTTCCCTCGGAGTTTCTACATGCATGGTCATGATCTCTGTAAGCAAACACGGTTTTGGTTCCTTCCTTTCCGGCCTTGCCGGGGctacgggggcggggggagggaacaGGCCGACACTGGACAGATGGGAAGCAAGAGCAGGAAGGCACATGGCAGAGAACCAAatcctggatccagccatgcctgaagacAGAACtacccgccccctgcccccgccacgATCGTTCAGTTACACACACCCAGAAACTCTCCCTTTGGTTAAGCCAAcatgaatccttttttttcttttctttctttctttctttctttctttctttctttctttctttccttctctttctcttttgttcgaatggttttatttagtgtttgagagcaagacagagacagcgtgagcggggaagcggcagagagacagagagggagacacagaatctgaggcagaccgcaggctctgagctgtcggcacagagctcgacgcagggctcaaacccacgaactgtgagatcgtgacctgagccgaagtcagaccctcaaccgactgagccacccaggcacccccgtcgTGAATCCTTTttagtgcttttctttttgtctttcttcactTGCAATAGAAAAGTCTTGTCCTTTATTGACTTGCGGAACCGTAGGTTTTCTTGTCACTTCACCTGAGAACGTGGCTCTCCCTTCTTTTAACAGAGAAACTGGGCTCTTTAAGTTTACAAAGGCATTGGCTCCTAGCTGGTAGGCCTTCAAGCCGTATGGTGGTAGAGTCTTCTGTGGGTAAGAgtccagagagggaggggagggactgCAAGGGGCAGCTGGaggaaagggacaaagagaaggggCACTGGGACCCACCCTTTCCGGATAGGGCTCCCAAGACTGGCCCGGAATTGTGGGGCCAGATCGTCAAGAGACCGGAACTTAGTgtgagcctccctccctctcccagcaaAGCCCAGAGTTAGGCCACCGCCCTGGCCCCACAGACGGACTGCTGAAGGTGCCGGGCGGCCTTAAcacgtcagccaggtcacaaaACAAATCGATTCCAACGCGTCCCCGGGCTCCCCTCCCAGAGACGAGCCAGAGCCCTGCCCCGCGGCCCGCCGCATCAGATGTGATCCGGCCCGCATCTTCCacggcctccttccctcccctctccaccttgCTCACTCGgatccagccacactggcctcctcccttctctgaaaCACACCAGGCCCACGCCTGCCTCAGGACCCTTGcactgcctcttccctgcctggACCTCTCGTCCCCCGGGGTTCCATCTGGCCCACTCAAATAGCATTCCTGGCCGCTCTCCTTAAGGTTGCGTCCCACGCTCTCCCCACCTGCATTACTTTCACAGGTGTCGGGGCGGGGGGTAAGAAGCAGGTGCGCCCGTCAGCATGGAGGTGCACCTGCGGCAGTAAAGCGTCGTGGGACACGAAGGAGCTTGGGTGCTGTCGATGACCCTAGGGAGTCTTGAACGGAGCGGGACGGGATGCAGCTTACGTCTTATCAGGTTCCCAGTGCCTGCTGCGCTGGGAAGGGGACGAGGGCAGGCAGGACAGAAGTGGGGAGACTGGCACGCAGGCGAGAGACCCCCAGGCTGCGGccagtggaggtggggagaagggaacgGGTTCCGACTGGATCTTGACGGGAGAGCCACCGGGGTTTGCTGGCACGGATCGGACGTGGCCCTGGACCTCGTCAGATGCGCGGGACCCCTGCAACGGGTCACCCTTCCTCCCATAAAGGGAGCCCAGCTCCTCCAGAGTCCAACAGcctccccacctgcttccctGCTCGCCGACCACCCACCTGCCAC
Protein-coding regions in this window:
- the LOC122477359 gene encoding EKC/KEOPS complex subunit LAGE3-like; the protein is MRAPDDEAASPAPDDGAEEVAVTQAPDDDGADGAAVTRAPEGGAEDAGAGPQASDGGTDGHDPQLSPRGPGCQGNCSRHDGEGGPGSKGAVVEGACAPPLAERAPRALAPGGDAAPVAAGTSSGLLEFRLTVSFRSPLEAEMARRALTTHVQRHRGLAQKELCVRGSALAVRWTTEDPICFRVSVNSFLDRLPLVIRNIRALGSRPPPRLGPGKGAEA